Within Amycolatopsis sp. FDAARGOS 1241, the genomic segment GAGACGTACCAGCAGCCGTGGTCGCGCATCGCGGTGATGGCAGCCTCGTCCAGGAACACGCCGTGTTCGATGCTGCGGGCGCCGGCGGACGCGGCCGCCGAAGCCGCCGCCGCGGTGTGGGCGTGGGCGAGCACGTCGCGACCCGCGCGGCGAGCCTCGTCGGTGACGGCGTGCAGTTCCTCGTCGGTCGGACAGATGTCGTGGCCGGAAGCCAAGGCTGCCATGGCACCGCCGGCGCTGAGCTTGATCCAGTCGGCGCCGGCGCGAACCATGCGGCGCACCGCGGCTCGGGCTTGGTCCGGGCCGTCGAACACGGCGTCGGGCAGGGCGGGGTCGGCGATGCGGTCGAGGCGGCCCGTGTCGGCGTCCCACCAGTCGCCGAGGCCGCCGGTCGGTGACAGCTGCCGCAAGCTGACGAGCAGGTCTGGCCCGGCGATCCACCCTTCGCGCAATGCGTGCTTGAACCCCGCGTCGGCACCCCATGCGTCGCGAACCGTGGTGACGCCGCGCGAAAGCAGCCGCCCCAACACGAAGACCGCTTCGAGGATCCGCGTGCTGCGCGGAAGTCCTTCGCCGCGGGGAAAAGCGACGTGCGCGTGACAGTCGATCAGCCCGGGCAGCAGCAGTCCGCCACCGCCGTCCCACGGCTCCGGTCCGTCCACATCGGATCCCGCAGCGGCGATCTCAGCGCCGGGCACGAGCACGTTCGCCGCTTCGGCCACACCGGAATCGGGATCGAAGACCCGCACGTTCTTCAACAGCACAGCCGCGACCCTGACGAATCACCGAGGAAATCCGTCGGTCATTCAGGCCCTCCACCGCGCATCCACGATGTCCACCGTGGAGGGTTCGGGCCCGCCTCAAACCGGCGCGGACCTCACGAACTTCCGGTGGCGGCCGGCTCAGCCGCCGAGCTCCACCGCCGCCGGCGCGACCGTCTCCTCGGCCGGCGCGGCGAGGTCCGGTTCGCGGTCGACCGCGGCGCGCGCGAGGCGCGTGACGTCGTCGACCCAGCGGCCCGTCGCTGCGTCCGGCTCGCCGATCCGCGCGAAACCCCGCTCCAGCAAGCCGTTCGCGTCGTCGACGCGGCCGCGGGCGACGGCCTTGACCGCGCCGAGTGCGTTGGCCAGTGCGCTCGCCGGACGCGACCACTCGCCTTCGCGGGCGTGCCCGGCCGGGTCACCGCTCCCGGGCTCGGCGGCCGCGGACGCCTCCCGAAGTTCGAGGTCCGGCCGCCAGAACAGCGGCACGCCCGAGAAGCGCACGAACAGCAGCCGGCGTTCGCGGGAGCGGAAAAAGTCCGGCGACGTGCGCACGGCGGCGACCGGCCGCACGTGCTCCAGCACCGTCCGGACGTCACGGGTGCACGCGGGCACGCGCC encodes:
- a CDS encoding amidohydrolase family protein — translated: MLLKNVRVFDPDSGVAEAANVLVPGAEIAAAGSDVDGPEPWDGGGGLLLPGLIDCHAHVAFPRGEGLPRSTRILEAVFVLGRLLSRGVTTVRDAWGADAGFKHALREGWIAGPDLLVSLRQLSPTGGLGDWWDADTGRLDRIADPALPDAVFDGPDQARAAVRRMVRAGADWIKLSAGGAMAALASGHDICPTDEELHAVTDEARRAGRDVLAHAHTAAAASAAASAGARSIEHGVFLDEAAITAMRDHGCWYVSTLAPIPPDHATAHRRSVALALEAGVPVAAGSDLAPRPHVDLLTELRLLATAGLGPARALRAATSDAARLLRLPDRGRIAPGLRADLVLLHGAAVDVTDLSGRIRAVWQAGHLVHG